From the Mesotoga infera genome, the window TGATAACCCAAAAATTGTCTTTGCTGTGTATTCATCTGCAAAAACGAAGAAGCCTGCATCGGGTTTGAACCTGTAGTAAGAAAGAGTATATAGCATACTCTCTTCGGCATTCTTCCTTTCTTTTTCGAGTGCAATGCCAACTTTGCTTTCCACTTGATAAAGTTCCTTCGAAATCTCTTTGCTTTGAAGAATAGAGAATGGAAGCTTTCTTTGCAAGTTCGAGATTTCGTTCATCTCTATCAGGCTGCCGTCGAACGTTTCAATGCCTTCAGCTGACGACGGGATCCAGGGGAGCTTCAGGATTTTTCCATTGATCTCCGTTTCAACGCTGTAATGTGGCATCATCAGTTTGAATTCACTGCCCTCTTTAAGTCTATAGATCCCGTTTGGTGAAGGAAAGTAGTGCTTAATTTCGGAGCTTGTCTGATTGAACATGAATGGTCCCCAGATCCTTAACTTGCCTGGGTTCTCGCTATCTCCAACAATCGCTTTGAGTTCTGAAGAGAGACTCAAAGGATTTTCTCCCGCCTTCTTTATAAGGGCTGTTTTGATAGCTCCAAGGAAGGTCTCAATCTTTGGAAGTCCTGTCTTAGCATTACCTCCAGATTGAAAGACGGTGCTTTCCCTGAAACAAATCCAATCTTCCGGAGTAAAATAGACTGCATTTAGCTTCATCTGCCATCACCTCTCAGAAGAAAGTCTTGAACAAGGAGCAGATCAACTGCACTCTTACGTGCCTTGAAGAGATCTTCATTCTCCTCTTCAATTGCTTCAATTTCTCTCTCAAGGTCGATCATCTTGCGGAAGTAGTTTTTGAGCATACTTTCGAAAGACCCATCATCTTCTTTTCTAGATCCTGCTTTCTTTAGTACATACGGAATATACTTGTCCACGTATTCGTTATTGGACAAAATCAGATCGTCACCGTAGAGCTTTCTGAGGCTTCTAGAACCGAAACCAGATGAGTCAATTTTCTTGATCATTTCTCGCAGGCTCTTAACCGAATTGAAGTTTCCGTCTTTTGTTGACCATTTAGATCCATTTCGACTGATCTGACCCGAACGCCTCACAATCGATACGACAAAGCTGTCCCGCCCAAAACCATCTTTAGCAATGTGCTCAGATTCACGGGCTATTCTTAGGGCTTGACTCAAGGGGTATTTCTTGTTTACGACCGCTATGCCTGCACTCATTGTGGCTTTCAATCCCATCATAGGAGAGTGGGGTTTGCCGTTTATCCAGAGCATTTCATCTTTGAACTGAAGTTTGCCTGCGGGAGAATCAAGCTCAACATTTCCTGTTCCAGAGTACATCCTTCTTATTTCGTCTGCACATTCTAGAACAGATACCGCTGGCAGGAAGGCAAGAACATCGTCACCCCCGGAATATACAAGCTCTCCCCCATGCTTTTCAACAGCCAGCTGCACGAGCGAGGAGAAGACATTTAGGGTTCTGGATACCGTTCTGTGATAGGCTGGTTGCAGGGTCTTCCTCTTGAGTATGTAGTCTTTCATTTTTGCTGGAAGATCGCTAGAGAGTATCGCCTTTCGTAATGGTTCAGCTATTACTTCAGAGATCTCAGGTGCATATTCTCCGCCAATCCATCTGCCCATTCTATCTCCATCCATAAGGAGAATCGCGTAATAGCTGTTCTTATAGCTCTCTGGCTTGTTGCCAG encodes:
- the cmr3 gene encoding type III-B CRISPR module-associated protein Cmr3; translation: MKLNAVYFTPEDWICFRESTVFQSGGNAKTGLPKIETFLGAIKTALIKKAGENPLSLSSELKAIVGDSENPGKLRIWGPFMFNQTSSEIKHYFPSPNGIYRLKEGSEFKLMMPHYSVETEINGKILKLPWIPSSAEGIETFDGSLIEMNEISNLQRKLPFSILQSKEISKELYQVESKVGIALEKERKNAEESMLYTLSYYRFKPDAGFFVFADEYTAKTIFGLSNVFIGGKTRAVEIRVDTIETDIFNTSKSPKPALCLVTPSVFSNGSLPSDMRIAGCDIKSANIQRKIAVSGWDLAKNQPKPIRHYVAPGTVYYLEGAFDEKQGISSESQDLGYGKYFTVDWDYIGRD